The Maniola hyperantus chromosome 27, iAphHyp1.2, whole genome shotgun sequence genome has a window encoding:
- the LOC117994573 gene encoding uncharacterized protein, giving the protein MKSYALLLVCFQACLVENVFSQCLGAGPYAYGPGLLANGPYGAYGPELIAPGFAGPGLMGPGPYAGCGLGAELIAPGITAAYGGAGIGDVAVAGEMPVAGTTLVAGQVPILGAVRFAGDLPAAGTVTITGSCGCGCNRGPYYYESLRTAELASVTWRSLARCQSLALPPSLARCRSSVLCTLSAICQPLALTIVTILKEMYVTNDKLFLYKGKQQKSKIIRTRKSKKNSKMYKVVAVLCASALIQTISAQCIGAGYGLAGAWSAAPLVTPCETIAPIGLYESAWNVPCGIGFGPASLSASNGAGLAVTSRSPIAPTGVFMTSENCYEGPLAVTGAIPFLGAVAVEGALPTLGGGAVNYGCGNGEVAILNEDIAPVGPYGLGPYGYDGLPGPYGFAGPYGCDGLAHGYAGRGYGCGGPFF; this is encoded by the exons ATGAAAAGCTACGCTCTTCTTCTGGTTTGCTTCCAAGCTTGCTTGGTAGAg AATGTCTTCAGCCAATGTCTAGGTGCAGGTCCATACGCTTACGGCCCAGGACTTCTGGCTAATGGACCTTACGGAGCGTACGGACCTGAGCTCATCGCACCTGGCTTCGCAGGTCCAGGTCTCATGGGCCCTGGACCTTACGCTGGCTGTGGATTGGGCGCTGAGTTAATCGCTCCAGGAATCACTGCGGCGTACGGCGGAGCTGGCATCGGTGACGTGGCAGTCGCTGGCGAGATGCCAGTCGCTGGCACCACCCTCGTCGCTGGCCAGGTGCCAATCCTCGGTGCTGTGCGCTTCGCGGGCGATCTGCCAGCCGCTGGCACTGTCACCATCACTGGCAGCTGCGGGTGCGGGTGCAACCGCGGCCCTTACTATTAC GAATCACTGCGTACGGCGGAGCTGGCATCGGTGACGTGGCGGTCGCTGGCGAGATGCCAGTCGCTGGCATTGCCCCCGTCGCTGGCCAGGTGCCGATCCTCGGTGCTGTGCACTTTGTCGGCGATCTGCCAGCCGCTGGCACT TACCATTGTTACAATATTGAAAGAAATGTATGTAACAAACGATAAACTATTCCTATATAAAGGTAAACAACAGAAGTCTAAAATCATAAGAACtcgaaaatctaaaaaaaacagcAAAATGTACAAGGTCGTAGCCGTCTTGTGTGCGTCTGCCCTTATCCAG ACCATCTCTGCGCAATGCATTGGTGCAGGATACGGCTTGGCTGGCGCATGGTCTGCTGCCCCATTGGTTACTCCATGTGAGACCATCGCTCCTATTGGCTTATACGAATCAGCATGGAACGTTCCATGCGGTATTGGTTTCGGACCTGCTAGCCTCTCCGCATCCAACGGAGCGGGCTTAGCTGTTACCAGCCGCTCTCCAATCGCCCCTACCGGAGTGTTCATGACGTCAGAGAACTGCTACGAAGGTCCTCTAGCTGTGACTGGTGCTATCCCGTTCCTGGGCGCGGTAGCTGTGGAAGGAGCTCTGCCAACTCTGGGTGGTGGTGCAGTCAACTATGGTTGCGGGAATGGGGAGGTGGCCATCCTGAACGAGGACATCGCACCTGTAGGCCCCTACGGCCTTGGACCTTACGGCTATGATGGACTCCCTGGACCCTACGGCTTCGCTGGACCCTACGGCTGTGACGGTCTTGCTCACGGCTACGCTGGTCGTGGCTACGGCTGTGGTGGACCTTTCTTCTAA
- the LOC117994574 gene encoding chorion class B protein PC10-like, producing MFKLAVLVCAQALIQTISAQYIGAYNGWDAGCGWAGPGLWAGPYETCGPWAGPYDTIGPIGLCGGLGPAALAASNGAGLAVSSRSPIAPTGVSMTSENCYEGPLAVTGAIPFLGAVALEGALPTVGGGAVTYGCGNGEVAILNEDIAPLEFAGPYGYGPYGYGPYGYDGRCGCDGFGYGYGPYGRW from the exons atgttcaagcTCGCAGTTTTGGTGTGTGCCCAGGCACTTATCCAG ACAATTTCTGCTCAATACATCGGAGCGTATAATGGATGGGATGCCGGCTGCGGATGGGCTGGACCCGGTCTATGGGCTGGTCCATACGAAACCTGCGGTCCATGGGCCGGTCCATACGACACCATTGGTCCAATTGGCTTGTGCGGTGGTCTGGGACCTGCTGCGCTCGCCGCGTCCAACGGAGCAGGCTTGGCTGTCAGCAGTCGCTCTCCGATCGCCCCTACTGGAGTGTCCATGACATCAGAGAACTGCTACGAAGGTCCACTGGCTGTGACTGGTGCTATCCCGTTCCTGGGTGCGGTGGCTCTGGAAGGCGCGCTTCCGACTGTGGGCGGTGGTGCAGTCACCTACGGCTGCGGAAATGGCGAAGTTGCCATCCTCAACGAGGATATCGCACCTCTAGAGTTCGCGGGGCCTTACGGCTACGGACCTTACGGCTACGGACCTTACGGTTATGATGGACGTTGCGGCTGTGACGGTTTTGGGTATGGCTACGGACCTTACGGACGGTGGTAG